The sequence ttattttatgatGAATATGACGGTTGGGAGAAAATGGATACATCTTAAAATATTACGGGGCTCATAACCAAATTGAATTGATGGAGGAACAACTGGACAATAGCGACCGGGTTGTTGAGGAAGCAAAATTCATCTTGTGTGAGCTCAAAATTGAGCCCATGACCTCGCGACACAAGTGTAACTGACTATGTTGTTGTAACATATGAACATTTTAGGCCAAATTCCATTGTTTACTTTCAGTTTTTagcatttaaaattttaataatatttttgagaattttgttaattttcgtTTTTGGTTCCAATTAGGGTTTTCTAGTGTGTCTAGGGTTGCATATGTATAAAAGGGATGCATCAGTGCGTCTCTGGATAATATTTATATTGGGAGCTGATTTCCCCACTCTcattttctccacttacactcctttttactttttaatatttaatcaattttgttctttctctttcctattctatccttaccctacattaatttcttttttccttcacttttatgttatttctttttctgtatacttaattttctaacttacactccattttcagtattaaagggggaaaaaaaccGTTGAAAACCGTCACTAAAGAGTGCCAGGAACCTTTTCTTtacaaaaaaatccaatgAACAACCCTCGCAAAGGGGTTTTAGCGATGAAAAATCTAATGAACAGCCAGAAATTGCAGCAGTAgcaattttggtattttggcTCATATTTGAACTTATAATCCAACTAGAACACAATGCAGGCCATATAGGACCCTCAAACTTGGTCCAAATAATCACCATAACCATTTGCAACATGTCTGAAACCTTGAATTCACGTGAAACACTCCATAGTGAAAATTATGAGGGGAAGCCAAAAATGACCATAATTGTGCCAATAGGCAAATTTTCACAATGATATTCTCCAAACCAAACCAGCACACAAAACATCTTCGTGAGACCGTATGTCACTTGCGATGACCACTCCTTGGTGCGAAAGAACTAAGAAAATGATATTGTGCATAGAAAAACTTCACAATTTCTCCAACAAAAACATCGATCAAAATAACCTTTCCTCTTGCATTATTTCAACTTTTGGCCATTGCAATCCCAACAAAAAGGCTGTGTGAGCTGTTTGGTATCCTTGTGCACAAAAGCCTTATATGGCTTGGCTCTCAAGCCTTAAAATCTACTCCCTGAAGGTAAGCCCTTGATGTCTTCTTCAGTGACAAAAAGCCCTTAAAATCTACTCCTGCATTTCTCTGGACAATTTAATAGCTTCAGcagaaaacaacaaataacaaTAGCAAAGAACGAAAAAGTAGCATCAGCCAAGGATTAACCTTATTTGCTGATCCAATCTGTGCTCCTCATCAGATAGGTTTTCAATTTGTGCCTGggataaaaaggaaattgtGAATGAGGTTATGTATTATCCATTGTCTCTAGTCTTAATCAACCATGACACTAATCTTAGGAAGCTCAACCAAACAAAGGCCTTGGAAACTCTGCCCAGCCAAGAACACAAATCCTGCTTTTTTCATGACAAtcattgaaattcaaatgcatcacacaaactTGGAGCTGGACAAATGTGGACTGAAATCTAGCATGATCAACCAAAAACAAGTCTTTTCAAAGTAATCTAATCAAGAACACAAATCCTGCTTTGTCATGCCAATCATTCATATCTGAATGCATTACGCTGAAAAATGGTACTGGACAAAACATGCGGACTGAAATCTAGCAAGCTCAACTATTCGAGTCAAGAACATAAAATCCCCGCTTTGCCATGCCAGTTATTCATATTTGAATGCATTGGAACTGGACAACACATGTAGACTTAGGTAACATGACCAGTAACGAAATCATGCTGAAGTTCAAATATGGAAAGCAATTTGCACAGAAAACCCAGCCAGTCAGTAAAAGGAATGTTGACTTCAGATTTATATGGTTATTTACTTCCTTGCAAGTAAATGAAGCCTTTTTAATCAGCTAACACTTTCAGTCTGGATTTGGAATCAACAAAGATAGCGAGGTTGGGGAATGGCACGtccaaaaagaagagagaacaGATAAACAACAAATAACAGGACATAATAGCACAAACACGAACAGCATTGGTactttttataagaaaatgaaCTCAAGAGGAAGAGAGATTAAGAACAATTGCCACATTCAAGATGATTCGTTCTCTGTATTATCTGCAGTATAAATATTGGTACATGGGTTAGACTTTCTCAAGTCTATTTACAGAAACTTGGCGATATAAGGTAAGTCGAatcaattacatatattacAGAGGAATTGACAATTAATCATTCTCGGTGATGAATGCCGTGCTTGTGGTTAGGAGGCTTCTAAGGCTGATGTAATGGGATCAGCTGATTTCATGGGACTGACAGATCGGATGGGATCTGCTGGTGTAGTATTCTCTTTACTTTTAAGCAAACAAACGTACAGTCTCAAACACTGAGCCAAGACTAAGCTATCCAAGCATGAGCATGCCAAGAAACAAGTTCACTTATTTCCGTACATGTAAACTAGGATAATTTTCGTCCACGTCCCGTCCTCGAGGCATCAAGTCCCCTAATCAACCAATCACTCAATTTTGAGTAACTTCTAGGATAATTGAATACAAATACAACTAATCCCTTACTTCCACTGAATTCTATTTTTGAGCTTCTTTTCTATGAGACCAATTCCCTCAAGAACAGTCGTTATATCATATATCTACATATAAAAAGAACACTTACAATTTGCAGATCCTTGACATAGAATACATTACAACAGATAGGAAAGTAGTCACCTCTAAAGTATCGGCAGCATTATTGAGATCCAGAATACCATCTTCCGCATGTTTGATCAGATTGTTAAACTTTTTTGTTAAGAGACCTGAATGGCAATAATAGGACATTGCCGTAATATTTGCacaacaaatgaaaaaattaacttGCTTTTCTCATGAAGAACCTAAATTACTAAATGATAAAATCAGTTAACAAAAAACATAGGAAATCGTTCTGTTACCTAGGGAGCTGTCAAAACGACAAGGTCCTGCCGGAGTAAGATTAGCCCCAGAAGGAGAACCTGTCAATTATACAGATTAGATGGGAGTAAGCAAGCAAACACATCCCATAAATTCTCACAGCATCAGCTAATTCATTCTTTTCGGAACACAACTAATCCATTCTTCAAATCTTAATTAAACCTTACCTCGCATATATAATAGAACTACAAGAATGGGAGCACACTTGACAGATTTAAGTAACACTCACCCACATTACAAGCCGGAGTCTGCGGTCCAGATCTGCTGCACTTTGTCAGCCTCGATGTTTTGTTTGCCTTTCCCACCTTGCTTGACACGGGAGTCTGCAGGGGGCTGGTAACTACTTCAGTATATCCAGGACCAGGAGCAGCTGACCTATCACTAGACTCAGCTTCGTAATCTGCCGCATCACTCTTCCGTTTTAGCTGCTAATCCACGATTCAGtttattcaaaaaattagCATCAAATGAGCAAACCATATCATATAAATAAttgtaaaatgaaaataattgatCAATTGAAAATACATAATGACTATGAAGAGAATGATTATTATAATTACGCATACAGGTACATTAGCTGGAACATAGAAAGCAATACATAatgttcttccttttcttattTCCTAAACCACCTTTCGCTTCTTCCACATGTAGGCAGTTTCCAATATCTTGAGGTTTTGGGTATGTGCTTCTTCTGGGAAGCTGTAATCAATGTATTCCTCATATCCAGCAGGGCCTTCTTCGGTTACTATTGGCCTCCGCTTCTTAAGTTTCTTTGGAAGCTTAGACTGGACTAAGCTAACATCACCAAGATCTCCAAAGCCAGCCTCCACATTCAACATTTCTTCAAGCAAGAGACACCGTTCTTCCTTCAACTCAGATGCGGAAGTTCTAAAATAGTTAAAAGCTTTCTCAAATATTCTTCGAACACGCTGAACACATTGCTTCGTTTGTTCACGAAGATAATCCTGATCCTGGTCTTCTGAACACATTGCTTCCACTATAGCAGATGCCTCAAATTTCGCATAACTGATCCACGCCTTTAGGTGTTTTGTTCGGTCTAGGAGTCTCTCCTAAAGTTCTCTAGCTCTCTCAAATTCGCCCTCTGATAGTTCGAAGTCAATGTATGCCTTCCACAACAATTCAGGCATGTCAAATGCTGGTTGGGCGATGCCAAGTTCAAAAACCGCCCTTGTCCGTTCTGTCTCACACAAAGATTTCTCCAACTCTGCATACTTGGTCCACGCATAGCAATTTTCTGGGGACCAATGCAGATACTTTTC comes from Prunus dulcis chromosome 6, ALMONDv2, whole genome shotgun sequence and encodes:
- the LOC117632069 gene encoding pre-mRNA-splicing factor clf-1-like isoform X2 codes for the protein MCSEDQDQDYLREQTKQCVQRVRRIFEKAFNYFRTSASELKEERCLLLEEMLNVEAGFGDLGDVSLVQSKLPKKLKKRRPIVTEEGPAGYEEYIDYSFPEEAHTQNLKILETAYMWKKRKLKRKSDAADYEAESSDRSAAPGPGYTEVVTSPLQTPVSSKVGKANKTSRLTKCSRSGPQTPACNVGSPSGANLTPAGPCRFDSSLGLLTKKFNNLIKHAEDGILDLNNAADTLEAQIENLSDEEHRLDQQIREMQE
- the LOC117632069 gene encoding uncharacterized protein LOC117632069 isoform X1 gives rise to the protein MCSEDQDQDYLREQTKQCVQRVRRIFEKAFNYFRTSASELKEERCLLLEEMLNVEAGFGDLGDVSLVQSKLPKKLKKRRPIVTEEGPAGYEEYIDYSFPEEAHTQNLKILETAYMWKKRKQLKRKSDAADYEAESSDRSAAPGPGYTEVVTSPLQTPVSSKVGKANKTSRLTKCSRSGPQTPACNVGSPSGANLTPAGPCRFDSSLGLLTKKFNNLIKHAEDGILDLNNAADTLEAQIENLSDEEHRLDQQIREMQE
- the LOC117632069 gene encoding crooked neck-like protein 1 isoform X3, with the translated sequence MCSEDQDQDYLREQTKQCVQRVRRIFEKAFNYFRTSASELKEERCLLLEEMLNVEAGFGDLGDVSLVQSKLPKKLKKRRPIVTEEGPAGYEEYIDYSFPEEAHTQNLKILETAYMWKKRKQLKRKSDAADYEAESSDRSAAPGPGYTEVVTSPLQTPVSSKVGKANKTSRLTKCSRSGPQTPACNVGSPSGANLTPAGPCRFDSSLGLLTKKFNNLIKHAEDGILDLNNAADTLEGT